The Claveliimonas bilis genome window below encodes:
- a CDS encoding Mur ligase family protein, translated as MAKMQYHTIGEYQELLRKSGLLFETKTEGSSDQVIRILTYNSKEAGEDTLFICKGAAFKPAYLREAVEKGAVCYISEKAFELEKDIPYILVTDIRKAMAILANFFYQEPWKELVVTGIGGTKGKSTSAYYMKAVVDDYMEAQGKKESAVISSIDIYDGVTKVESHITTPEAMELQQHLRNALDSQITYVEMEVSSQALKYHRVDGMRFDVGIFLNISEDHISPIEHEDFEDYFSSKMLMFAQTDTAVVNLDADHIERILEEAKAAKACVTFSLKNPEADYYGYNIRKDGHETTFSVKSKDFDEEFVLTMPGLFNVENALGVIAAASALQIPREYIHSGLKRARSSGRMELYASKDKNVIAIVDYAHNKLSFEKLFSSMKEEYPDYGIVSIFGCPGKKAYIRRRDLGTVAGQYARKVYLTAEDPGYEPVEDISKDIAQYVEAQNCPYEMIEDRGEAIRSAIESAEGKTLLLITGKGKETRQKYGSEYVDCPSDVDYVKKYLAEYDQRQ; from the coding sequence ATGGCAAAAATGCAGTATCATACAATAGGGGAATATCAGGAGCTGCTGAGAAAAAGCGGGCTGCTCTTTGAGACAAAGACAGAAGGGAGCTCTGACCAGGTTATCCGTATCCTGACTTACAATTCTAAAGAAGCGGGGGAAGATACGCTGTTCATCTGTAAGGGCGCGGCTTTCAAGCCGGCTTACCTGCGGGAAGCAGTGGAAAAAGGGGCGGTATGCTATATCAGTGAAAAGGCTTTTGAGCTTGAGAAAGATATTCCCTATATTCTTGTAACAGACATTCGGAAGGCAATGGCGATTCTGGCAAATTTCTTTTACCAGGAGCCATGGAAAGAACTGGTTGTCACCGGGATCGGAGGAACAAAAGGAAAATCTACATCAGCATATTATATGAAGGCTGTCGTGGATGATTATATGGAGGCACAAGGGAAAAAGGAAAGTGCCGTTATCTCTTCCATTGATATTTACGACGGGGTGACAAAAGTAGAATCCCATATTACAACGCCGGAGGCTATGGAGCTTCAGCAGCATTTGAGAAATGCGCTGGACAGCCAGATTACCTATGTGGAAATGGAGGTATCCTCACAGGCTCTGAAATATCACCGTGTAGATGGCATGCGTTTTGATGTGGGAATCTTTCTGAATATATCAGAAGACCATATCAGCCCCATTGAACATGAGGATTTTGAAGATTATTTCTCATCTAAAATGCTGATGTTTGCACAGACAGACACAGCGGTAGTGAACCTGGATGCAGATCATATAGAACGTATACTGGAGGAAGCCAAAGCAGCGAAAGCGTGTGTGACTTTCAGCCTGAAGAATCCGGAGGCTGATTATTACGGCTACAACATCAGAAAAGACGGACATGAGACAACCTTTTCCGTAAAGAGTAAAGACTTTGATGAGGAATTTGTCCTTACCATGCCGGGACTTTTCAATGTGGAAAACGCCCTTGGAGTGATCGCGGCGGCATCGGCTCTTCAGATTCCAAGAGAATATATCCACAGCGGGCTGAAGCGGGCAAGATCCAGTGGAAGAATGGAGCTGTATGCAAGCAAGGATAAGAATGTCATTGCCATTGTGGATTATGCTCACAATAAGCTGAGTTTTGAAAAGCTTTTTTCTTCCATGAAGGAAGAATATCCGGATTACGGGATCGTGTCTATTTTCGGATGCCCCGGAAAGAAAGCCTATATCCGGAGGAGAGATCTGGGAACGGTAGCCGGACAGTATGCCCGGAAGGTATACCTGACAGCAGAGGATCCGGGATATGAGCCGGTGGAGGATATATCGAAAGATATCGCGCAGTATGTGGAAGCCCAGAACTGTCCGTATGAGATGATCGAGGACCGGGGAGAAGCGATCCGCTCTGCCATTGAAAGCGCGGAAGGAAAAACTCTTCTTCTTATTACTGGAAAGGGAAAAGAGACGAGACAGAAGTATGGCAGCGAGTATGTGGACTGTCCTTCTGATGTGGATTATGTAAAGAAATATCTTGCCGAGTACGACCAGAGACAGTAA
- a CDS encoding Stp1/IreP family PP2C-type Ser/Thr phosphatase produces MKIYALTDVGRRREVNQDYVYATDRPVGPFPNLLVVADGMGGHKAGDFASKFTVETLKKELKESEAGKPEEIFRAAIETANHKLIEAASQDVKLEGMGTTLVAATVIGNTLYFANIGDSRLYLISDNIRQLSKDHSLVEEMVRLGGIKAEEARNHPDKNIITRAMGVKDEAEADFYEFRIRRGDKILMCTDGLSNMVEDEDMFGIVKGSRDIIEAVHMLIDKANEAGGRDNIGVVMAEPIADEVDIW; encoded by the coding sequence ATGAAGATATACGCGTTAACTGATGTGGGAAGAAGAAGGGAAGTAAATCAAGACTATGTATATGCGACAGACAGGCCGGTAGGGCCGTTTCCCAATCTCCTTGTGGTCGCAGATGGAATGGGCGGACACAAGGCAGGAGATTTTGCGTCAAAATTCACTGTAGAAACGCTGAAAAAAGAATTGAAAGAAAGCGAGGCCGGCAAGCCGGAAGAAATCTTCCGCGCGGCGATTGAGACCGCAAACCACAAGCTTATTGAGGCGGCTTCCCAGGACGTTAAGCTGGAAGGAATGGGAACCACGCTGGTTGCCGCTACTGTGATCGGGAATACACTTTATTTTGCAAATATAGGGGACAGCCGTCTGTATCTCATCAGCGATAATATCAGGCAGTTGTCGAAAGATCATTCCCTGGTGGAAGAGATGGTAAGGCTGGGAGGAATCAAAGCGGAAGAGGCCAGAAATCACCCGGATAAAAATATTATCACAAGAGCGATGGGTGTGAAAGACGAGGCAGAAGCAGATTTCTATGAATTTCGCATCAGAAGGGGAGATAAAATACTGATGTGTACTGACGGCCTAAGTAATATGGTAGAGGATGAGGATATGTTTGGAATCGTAAAAGGATCCAGGGATATCATAGAGGCTGTGCATATGCTGATTGATAAGGCAAATGAGGCCGGCGGAAGAGATAATATAGGGGTAGTGATGGCAGAGCCCATTGCGGACGAGGTGGATATATGGTAA
- a CDS encoding zinc metallopeptidase, which translates to MYYPMFYFDPTYMLVIVGVIICLLASAKMRSTFQKYARVRSHSGMTGREAAEEVLRRAGIYDVRVERVAGNLTDHYDPRTKVLRLSDATYGSNSIAAVGVAAHECGHAIQHAQGYVPLKIRGSLVPVANLGSTLAWPLILLGLLFTGESSVMFLNLGVLAFSLAVLFQIVTLPVEFNASNRAIRILGSSGIMYPEEVKDTKKVLSAAALTYVAGAAAAILQLLRIVLLTGRRRD; encoded by the coding sequence ATGTATTATCCAATGTTTTATTTTGATCCGACATATATGCTTGTGATCGTGGGAGTCATTATTTGTCTTTTGGCTTCTGCGAAAATGCGCTCTACGTTTCAGAAGTACGCGAGGGTGCGCAGTCATTCCGGTATGACCGGCAGGGAGGCTGCAGAGGAAGTGCTTCGCCGGGCAGGTATTTATGATGTCCGGGTGGAACGGGTAGCCGGGAATCTGACCGATCACTATGATCCGAGAACCAAGGTGCTCCGTCTGTCTGATGCGACATACGGATCCAATTCTATTGCGGCGGTTGGTGTGGCGGCGCATGAATGCGGTCATGCCATTCAGCATGCGCAGGGATATGTACCTTTGAAGATCAGAGGTTCTCTGGTGCCGGTGGCGAATCTGGGAAGCACGCTGGCATGGCCTTTGATTTTGCTGGGGCTTCTCTTTACAGGAGAATCTTCTGTTATGTTTCTGAACCTGGGAGTTCTGGCCTTTTCTCTGGCGGTTCTGTTCCAGATCGTGACGCTGCCGGTGGAATTTAATGCGTCTAACAGAGCGATCCGCATACTGGGAAGTTCCGGGATCATGTATCCGGAAGAAGTGAAAGATACGAAAAAAGTGCTGAGCGCAGCGGCGCTGACTTATGTGGCCGGAGCAGCGGCAGCTATCCTGCAGCTTTTGCGTATTGTACTGCTGACAGGCAGAAGAAGAGATTAA
- the rsmB gene encoding 16S rRNA (cytosine(967)-C(5))-methyltransferase RsmB, which produces MASVNIRELVLETLLLINRDGEYSHIALGQVLGKYQYLDKKDRAFLTRTVEGTLERRIEIDRIINQFSSVKINKMKPVIREIIRSGVYQLKYMDSVPASAVCNEAVKLAAKKGFINLKGFVNGLLRNISRNLDHIEYPSKEEEPVQWLSAIYSMPEWIVRKWRKEYGEEKTEQILKAFLTERPTSIRCSCSKITPKELKSRLEEEGVTVKEYGEIPGAFLISGYDYLDALETFREGCFQVQDISSMMVGEWADPKEGDYIIDVCAAPGGKSVHLADKMKGTGTVEARDLTEYKVNLIRDNIERLGLSNVVAVQQDALELNETSLEKADIVIADLPCSGLGVLAKKSDLKYKMTEQMQKELAKLQRDILSVVRRYVKPGGRLIYSTCTIDREENEENAAWFADKFPEFHLVKQQQMLPEQEAGDGFYIAEFERKKADLE; this is translated from the coding sequence ATGGCATCCGTAAATATAAGAGAACTTGTGCTGGAAACGCTGCTTCTGATCAACAGGGACGGCGAATACAGCCATATTGCACTTGGACAGGTGCTGGGGAAATACCAGTACCTGGACAAAAAAGACAGGGCGTTTCTGACGCGTACTGTAGAAGGAACACTGGAGAGAAGGATTGAAATCGACAGGATCATCAATCAGTTTTCCAGTGTTAAGATCAATAAAATGAAGCCGGTCATCCGGGAAATTATAAGGAGCGGTGTCTATCAGTTAAAGTATATGGACAGTGTTCCTGCTTCTGCTGTCTGCAATGAGGCGGTAAAACTGGCGGCAAAGAAAGGCTTTATCAATCTGAAAGGGTTTGTCAACGGCCTTCTTCGAAATATAAGCAGAAATCTGGATCATATTGAGTATCCCTCCAAAGAGGAGGAGCCGGTTCAATGGCTGTCTGCCATCTATTCCATGCCGGAATGGATCGTAAGAAAGTGGAGAAAAGAGTACGGAGAAGAAAAAACAGAACAGATCCTGAAGGCGTTTCTTACAGAACGGCCCACTTCGATCCGCTGCAGCTGCTCCAAGATTACTCCTAAGGAGCTGAAGAGCAGACTGGAAGAAGAAGGCGTGACAGTAAAGGAATATGGAGAGATCCCCGGAGCCTTTTTAATTTCCGGATATGATTATCTGGATGCCCTGGAAACATTCCGGGAAGGCTGCTTTCAGGTGCAGGACATCAGCTCCATGATGGTGGGAGAATGGGCGGATCCCAAAGAGGGAGATTATATTATTGATGTCTGCGCAGCTCCGGGAGGAAAGTCAGTCCATCTGGCGGATAAAATGAAGGGAACCGGTACAGTGGAGGCCCGCGATCTGACAGAATACAAAGTAAATCTCATCCGGGACAACATAGAACGCCTGGGGCTTTCCAATGTAGTGGCTGTTCAGCAGGATGCCCTGGAACTGAATGAAACTTCCCTGGAAAAGGCAGATATCGTTATTGCTGACCTTCCCTGCTCCGGACTTGGAGTGCTGGCAAAGAAAAGCGACCTGAAATATAAGATGACAGAACAGATGCAGAAGGAACTTGCCAAGCTGCAAAGAGACATACTGTCTGTTGTCCGCAGGTATGTAAAGCCGGGAGGCCGGCTGATCTATAGTACCTGCACCATAGACCGGGAAGAAAATGAGGAAAACGCCGCCTGGTTTGCAGATAAGTTTCCGGAATTTCATTTAGTAAAGCAGCAGCAGATGCTGCCGGAACAAGAGGCAGGCGACGGATTTTATATAGCGGAGTTTGAGAGGAAAAAGGCGGATTTGGAGTAA
- the fmt gene encoding methionyl-tRNA formyltransferase yields MKVIFMGTPEFSVGTLEALADAGHEIVLAVTQPDKPRGRGKEMQYPPVKEAALKRGIPVFQPMKVREPECMEELARYQADVMVVVAFGQILPAKILQMAPYGCINVHASLLPKYRGAAPIQWAVIEGEKVSGVTTMQMDEGLDTGDMLLKKEIPLEADETGGSLHDKLAAAGAALCVETLQKLEEGTLKPEKQGESPTAYARMLNKEMGRIDWTCEAVQIERLIRGLNPWPSAYTFWDEKTMKIWKAEVLPENTDQAPGTVTEVGKDFFAVQTKEGQLKIKELQIPGKKRMDAGAFLRGYKVEEGYRLG; encoded by the coding sequence ATGAAGGTTATCTTTATGGGGACGCCGGAGTTTTCTGTAGGAACGCTGGAAGCGCTGGCAGATGCCGGACATGAGATCGTGCTTGCGGTGACGCAGCCGGATAAACCCAGGGGAAGAGGAAAGGAAATGCAGTATCCGCCGGTGAAAGAGGCAGCTCTGAAAAGAGGGATTCCTGTGTTTCAGCCGATGAAAGTCCGGGAACCGGAATGTATGGAAGAATTAGCTCGTTATCAGGCTGATGTGATGGTTGTGGTCGCTTTTGGACAGATCCTCCCGGCAAAGATCCTTCAGATGGCTCCTTACGGCTGTATTAATGTTCATGCCTCCCTTCTTCCGAAATACCGCGGAGCAGCGCCGATCCAGTGGGCTGTTATAGAAGGGGAAAAAGTGTCCGGAGTGACGACCATGCAGATGGATGAAGGGCTGGATACAGGGGATATGCTTTTGAAAAAAGAGATTCCTCTTGAGGCGGACGAGACAGGAGGAAGTCTCCATGATAAACTGGCAGCGGCAGGGGCAGCGCTCTGTGTGGAAACACTGCAAAAACTGGAAGAGGGAACTCTAAAACCTGAAAAGCAGGGAGAAAGTCCGACTGCCTATGCCCGTATGCTGAATAAAGAAATGGGAAGGATCGACTGGACCTGTGAAGCAGTGCAGATTGAAAGACTGATCCGGGGATTAAATCCCTGGCCCAGCGCTTACACGTTCTGGGACGAAAAGACCATGAAGATCTGGAAGGCGGAAGTGTTGCCGGAAAATACAGATCAAGCGCCCGGGACAGTGACAGAAGTAGGCAAAGATTTCTTTGCAGTTCAGACAAAAGAAGGCCAGCTGAAGATAAAGGAACTTCAGATCCCGGGAAAGAAAAGGATGGATGCAGGTGCATTTCTCCGGGGCTATAAGGTGGAAGAAGGATACAGGCTGGGGTAG
- the def gene encoding peptide deformylase — MAIRKIREIGDEVLTKPCKEVTKMTLRTKILIDDMLDTMYEAMGVGLAAPQVGILKRIVVIDVGEGPIVLINPQIVGTDGEQTGEEGCLSVPGKSGLVTRPDYVKVKALDEDMKEIELEGNGLLARAFCHEIDHLDGKMYVDLVEGELHDTEYKEEE; from the coding sequence ATGGCAATTAGAAAAATAAGAGAAATCGGAGATGAAGTTTTGACCAAACCATGCAAAGAAGTGACAAAGATGACACTTCGGACAAAAATACTGATCGATGACATGCTGGATACCATGTATGAAGCAATGGGGGTAGGACTTGCAGCGCCGCAGGTGGGGATTCTAAAAAGGATCGTAGTGATCGATGTGGGAGAAGGACCGATTGTTCTGATTAATCCGCAGATTGTGGGGACAGATGGGGAACAGACCGGAGAAGAAGGCTGCTTAAGCGTACCGGGAAAATCCGGACTTGTCACAAGACCGGACTATGTGAAGGTAAAAGCTCTGGATGAGGATATGAAAGAAATAGAGCTGGAAGGAAACGGGCTTCTTGCAAGAGCTTTCTGCCATGAGATCGATCATCTGGATGGAAAGATGTATGTAGATCTGGTGGAAGGCGAGCTTCATGATACCGAATATAAGGAGGAAGAATAA
- a CDS encoding UDP-N-acetylmuramoyl-L-alanyl-D-glutamate--2,6-diaminopimelate ligase, which yields MADEKELTLRKDCVTMIEKTYRPVIKMRLSSLLARVRYRVIQGTTDREVKSVTNDTKAVQKDDVYICIEGYEQDGHRFAWEASERGAAAVVVSKMVVCPEDVTVIQVADPRCVMAEMSAASFGYPAEKLDIIGVTGTKGKTTTAWMIREILRKAGRRPGLIGTIETDTGLRRFPSIHTTPESCDLQRFLKEMTDAGCDTAVMEVSSQALKLQRTSGVFFKYGVFTNLGRDHIGPGEHADMEEYLQCKHLLFLQCETGVGNADDPAWEEVTDRCGCRKVTFGMKEGADYRAIGSKSSVRGGRPGMCFILEGRSGEIFLPLPGQFNVQNALAASAALLDYGIPMETVASAMRELYVPGRMEQIPSPEGCSIFLDYAHNAMSLSEALGTLRKYAPGRLVVVFGCGGGRSKERRYEMGETAGRLADHTIITSDNPRWENPEDIIADIVSGIRRTKGDYTVIQDRRQAVHYALKTRHYGDIILIAGKGHETYQEICGIRYPMDDRELISRCMAEDPLSL from the coding sequence TTGGCGGACGAAAAAGAGTTGACGCTCCGGAAAGATTGTGTGACAATGATAGAAAAGACCTACAGGCCGGTGATAAAAATGCGGCTTTCCAGTTTGCTTGCACGAGTCAGATACAGGGTGATCCAGGGAACGACAGACAGAGAGGTAAAAAGCGTAACCAATGATACAAAGGCAGTACAAAAAGATGATGTCTATATATGCATCGAAGGATATGAACAGGACGGCCACCGCTTTGCGTGGGAAGCATCAGAGCGGGGAGCGGCTGCTGTGGTGGTTTCAAAGATGGTTGTGTGTCCCGAAGATGTGACAGTCATTCAGGTGGCAGATCCAAGATGTGTGATGGCTGAAATGTCGGCTGCTTCTTTTGGATATCCGGCCGAAAAACTGGATATTATCGGAGTGACAGGAACTAAGGGAAAGACCACAACAGCCTGGATGATACGGGAAATTTTAAGAAAAGCAGGAAGGCGTCCGGGACTTATAGGAACTATAGAGACAGACACCGGGCTTCGCCGTTTTCCCAGTATCCACACCACGCCGGAGTCCTGCGATCTGCAGCGATTCCTGAAAGAGATGACAGATGCCGGATGTGATACAGCTGTCATGGAAGTCTCCTCACAGGCCCTGAAGCTGCAGCGGACGTCAGGCGTTTTTTTTAAATACGGAGTGTTTACCAATTTGGGCCGGGACCACATCGGCCCCGGAGAACATGCAGATATGGAGGAATATCTGCAGTGCAAACATCTGCTCTTTCTTCAGTGTGAAACGGGAGTGGGAAATGCAGATGATCCGGCATGGGAAGAAGTGACAGATCGGTGCGGATGCCGGAAAGTTACATTTGGAATGAAAGAAGGAGCCGATTACAGGGCAATCGGTTCTAAAAGCAGCGTGCGCGGCGGCCGGCCGGGCATGTGTTTTATTTTGGAAGGACGAAGCGGTGAGATCTTCCTTCCGCTTCCGGGACAGTTTAATGTACAGAATGCTCTGGCAGCTTCCGCTGCTTTGCTGGATTACGGCATTCCCATGGAAACGGTGGCGTCAGCTATGAGAGAACTTTATGTTCCGGGACGGATGGAGCAGATTCCCTCTCCGGAAGGATGCAGCATTTTTCTGGATTACGCACACAATGCCATGAGCCTTTCGGAGGCCCTTGGGACGCTGAGAAAATATGCTCCCGGAAGACTGGTAGTTGTCTTTGGCTGCGGAGGAGGAAGATCAAAAGAGAGAAGATATGAGATGGGGGAGACAGCCGGGCGCCTGGCGGATCACACCATCATTACAAGTGATAATCCCCGCTGGGAAAATCCGGAGGATATTATTGCAGATATTGTGTCAGGAATCCGCAGAACGAAAGGGGATTACACCGTAATTCAAGACCGGCGTCAGGCAGTCCATTATGCTTTGAAAACAAGACATTACGGAGATATCATTTTAATTGCGGGAAAAGGACACGAGACTTATCAGGAAATCTGTGGGATCCGTTACCCCATGGATGACCGGGAGCTGATCAGCAGATGCATGGCAGAAGATCCCCTCTCTTTATAA
- the priA gene encoding replication restart helicase PriA, protein MYADIIIDITHEKLDKIFQYRIPDKLKEDLRIGMEVVVPFGKGNKETKGYVVSFSEKPGYDPEKMKEILCVAKESMAIEAKLVALAAWMKETYGGTMIQSLKTVLPIKKKEKIRQKRTLLLVSDREEAQKKLDWYLEKNQKARARLLAALLDSPRLEYDFAIKKLNLSATVVKALEEQGILKTEVSQVYRSPVAARKQSRREICYTKEQEMAIRRFREDYDRGERGTYLVHGVTGSGKTEVYMAMIQKAVEKGKQAIVLIPEIALTYQTVMRFQRVFGERVSILNSRMSAGERYDQMELARTGQIDVMIGPRSALFTLFPDLGLIIIDEEHEPSYKSEQVPRYHARETAIYRAKLEGASVVLGSATPSLEAYYRCRKGEYVLLELKSRVREGNLPHVWIADMREELKKGNRSIFSDQLRELIQDRLEKKQQTMLFINRRGYAGFISCRSCGHVVKCPHCDVSLSVHRGGRMVCHYCGYEEKAVTACPVCGSVHIGGFRAGTQQIEEMAAREFPGARILRMDADTTRNKDGHEKILEAFADGGADILVGTQMIVKGHDFPGVTLVGILAADMSLYSDDYRAGERTFQLLTQAAGRAGRGREEGEVVIQTYSPEHYSIQTAARQDYCAFYEEEMSYREMMGYPPAAELLAILMTGPDETKLILAAEYLKGFAERLGAAGQLAVIGPASPYVGKVNDVYRRILYLKSDKYDMLIKAKDKLEQYIEINTGFKDMRIQFDFNPMNLF, encoded by the coding sequence ATGTACGCAGATATTATCATAGACATTACACATGAAAAACTGGATAAAATCTTTCAATACAGGATTCCGGATAAACTGAAAGAGGACCTGCGCATCGGGATGGAAGTAGTCGTTCCTTTCGGGAAGGGAAATAAGGAGACAAAAGGTTATGTTGTCAGCTTTTCAGAGAAGCCGGGGTATGATCCGGAAAAAATGAAGGAAATCCTGTGTGTGGCAAAAGAAAGCATGGCAATTGAGGCAAAACTGGTAGCGCTTGCCGCCTGGATGAAAGAGACATATGGAGGAACCATGATCCAGTCTCTTAAGACAGTGCTTCCTATTAAGAAAAAAGAAAAAATACGGCAAAAACGGACCCTTCTCCTTGTCTCTGACAGGGAGGAGGCCCAAAAGAAGCTGGATTGGTATCTGGAAAAAAATCAGAAAGCCAGGGCCAGGCTGCTTGCCGCCCTTCTTGACAGCCCCCGGCTTGAGTATGATTTTGCCATCAAAAAACTGAACCTTAGCGCCACAGTTGTAAAGGCGCTGGAAGAGCAGGGAATCCTGAAAACAGAGGTATCCCAGGTGTACCGAAGTCCTGTGGCTGCAAGGAAGCAGAGTCGGAGAGAGATCTGCTATACGAAGGAGCAGGAGATGGCAATCCGGCGCTTCCGGGAGGATTATGACAGGGGAGAGCGCGGAACTTATCTGGTGCACGGAGTCACGGGAAGCGGAAAGACGGAAGTGTATATGGCTATGATCCAGAAAGCAGTGGAAAAGGGAAAACAGGCCATTGTCCTTATTCCGGAGATCGCTCTGACCTATCAGACGGTCATGCGTTTTCAGAGAGTATTCGGTGAAAGAGTTTCCATTTTAAACTCCCGCATGTCAGCAGGGGAGCGGTATGATCAGATGGAGCTGGCGCGGACAGGACAGATCGATGTCATGATCGGGCCTCGTTCCGCTCTGTTTACCCTTTTCCCTGATCTGGGTCTGATCATCATTGATGAGGAGCACGAGCCAAGTTACAAAAGTGAGCAGGTTCCCCGGTATCATGCAAGGGAGACAGCGATTTACCGGGCAAAACTGGAAGGCGCCAGCGTGGTCCTTGGCTCCGCTACGCCATCATTGGAAGCATATTACCGCTGCCGGAAGGGAGAGTATGTGCTGCTGGAGCTGAAAAGCAGGGTGCGGGAAGGGAATCTCCCTCACGTATGGATTGCTGATATGAGGGAAGAACTGAAAAAAGGAAACCGTTCTATTTTCAGTGATCAGTTAAGAGAATTGATACAGGATCGGCTGGAAAAGAAACAGCAGACTATGCTTTTTATTAATCGAAGGGGATACGCAGGCTTTATTTCCTGCCGTTCCTGCGGTCATGTGGTAAAATGTCCTCACTGCGATGTGTCCTTATCCGTACACCGGGGCGGCAGAATGGTCTGCCATTACTGCGGCTATGAGGAGAAAGCAGTCACTGCCTGTCCGGTCTGCGGTTCTGTTCACATTGGAGGCTTCCGGGCGGGAACACAGCAGATAGAAGAGATGGCAGCCCGGGAATTTCCGGGCGCAAGAATCCTCCGCATGGATGCGGATACCACAAGAAACAAGGATGGGCACGAAAAGATCCTGGAGGCATTTGCAGACGGCGGAGCAGATATTCTTGTGGGAACACAGATGATCGTAAAAGGTCATGATTTTCCCGGTGTTACTCTTGTGGGGATCCTGGCGGCAGATATGTCTCTTTACAGCGATGATTACCGCGCCGGCGAGCGGACATTTCAGCTCCTTACCCAGGCGGCGGGACGAGCCGGCAGAGGCAGGGAAGAAGGAGAAGTGGTAATCCAGACATACAGCCCGGAGCACTACAGCATTCAGACGGCGGCCCGGCAGGATTACTGCGCTTTTTATGAAGAGGAAATGAGTTACAGGGAGATGATGGGGTATCCCCCTGCAGCGGAGCTTCTGGCCATTTTGATGACAGGGCCGGATGAGACAAAACTGATCCTTGCTGCAGAATATCTGAAAGGATTTGCCGAGCGTCTCGGGGCGGCAGGTCAGCTTGCGGTCATCGGTCCCGCCAGTCCCTATGTGGGGAAGGTGAACGATGTTTATCGCAGGATACTCTATCTAAAAAGCGATAAATATGATATGCTGATAAAGGCCAAAGATAAGCTGGAACAGTATATAGAGATCAATACAGGATTTAAAGATATGCGCATTCAGTTTGACTTTAATCCCATGAATCTGTTTTAA
- the rlmN gene encoding 23S rRNA (adenine(2503)-C(2))-methyltransferase RlmN, producing MEKKDICSYTYEELQEEVENLQEKSFRAKQIYQWLHVKLADSFDEMTNLPAALRKRLSEEYEIAKVKMLERQISSVDPTEKFLFELDDGNMVESVLMKYSYGNSVCISSQAGCRMGCRFCASTIGGLKRNLTTSEMLRQIYQIQKITQERVSNIVVMGTGEPLDNYDNFVRFIRMISSDKGLHISQRNITASTCGIVPGIKRLAGEGLQITLALSLHGSTQEKRKKLMPVANKYELKDVLAACDEYFEKTGRRVTFEYSLVSGVNDTDEDAQELIGLLKHKNCHINLIPVNPIKERQYRRPSRQNALKFQNKLEKNGINVTIRRERGSDIDGACGQLRRRYAAAEKGEADEDIRVN from the coding sequence ATGGAGAAGAAAGATATTTGTTCCTATACATATGAAGAACTGCAGGAAGAAGTGGAAAACCTGCAGGAAAAAAGTTTCCGGGCGAAACAGATTTACCAGTGGCTGCATGTGAAGCTGGCGGACAGTTTTGACGAGATGACAAATCTTCCGGCAGCTCTGCGCAAAAGGCTGTCAGAGGAATATGAAATTGCAAAGGTGAAAATGCTGGAGCGGCAGATTTCCAGCGTAGATCCAACGGAGAAATTTTTGTTTGAGCTGGATGACGGCAATATGGTGGAGAGTGTACTGATGAAATACAGTTATGGAAATTCTGTGTGTATTTCATCACAGGCAGGCTGCCGGATGGGCTGCCGCTTTTGCGCTTCTACGATAGGCGGGCTCAAAAGGAACCTGACAACATCGGAAATGTTAAGGCAGATTTATCAGATCCAGAAGATTACTCAGGAGAGAGTGTCGAATATTGTGGTGATGGGAACAGGAGAGCCGCTGGATAACTATGACAATTTTGTCCGTTTTATCCGTATGATCAGCAGTGATAAGGGATTACATATCAGTCAGAGAAATATTACCGCATCCACCTGCGGTATTGTGCCCGGTATAAAAAGGCTTGCCGGGGAGGGTCTGCAGATCACGCTTGCCCTTTCTCTTCACGGGTCCACCCAGGAGAAAAGAAAGAAACTCATGCCGGTAGCAAATAAGTACGAGTTAAAAGACGTCCTTGCAGCCTGCGATGAATATTTTGAAAAAACAGGCCGAAGAGTGACGTTTGAATACAGTCTTGTAAGCGGGGTTAATGATACGGATGAGGACGCACAGGAATTGATCGGTCTGTTAAAGCACAAAAACTGCCATATCAACCTGATTCCGGTCAATCCCATCAAGGAGAGGCAGTACAGGAGACCCAGCAGGCAAAATGCCCTGAAATTCCAAAATAAACTTGAAAAAAACGGAATAAATGTTACTATAAGAAGGGAAAGAGGTTCCGATATTGATGGAGCCTGCGGACAGCTGAGAAGGCGTTACGCGGCAGCGGAAAAAGGAGAAGCAGATGAAGATATACGCGTTAACTGA